The window AATGCGTATACAAGCTTTGACGAGACAGTTTACATCTTACCTATCCCTAGTGATGATCCAGAAAAGCTAGAAAAAGGATTTACGATTCTTGAAGACTGGGCACATGGTGCATTACTAAAAACTGATGCGATCAATGATGAGCGCGGCGTGGTTCTAGAGGAATCTAGAAATGGTAAAGGAGCAGGTGATCGCATGAATAAAGTGACGATACCTGTTCAGTTTTATGGCTCCAAGTATGCAGAGCGACTGCCTATAGGAAAGGATGAAATTCTCAAAAACTTTGAACCAGAAGTTTTGAAGAGGTTTTATAACGACTGGTACCGTCCAGATTTAATGGCTGTAGTTGCAGTAGGTGATTTAGATCCTGCTGTTCTAGAACAGAAAATTAAAGATCATTTTTCTGGAATAGAACCTAATAAAAACCCAAGAGAACGTCCTGAGTTCAATTTACCAAACCACCAAGATACTAAGGTTGCCGTAGCTCAAGATCCGGAGGCTACTTTTGCCTCTATCAATGTAAGTTATAAGGACACTTTTGAATCAGAGCCAACAAGCACTGTTGGGGATTACCGTGATGACCTTGTGAATGGGTTGTTTTCTTTCATGATTAACAATCGTTTGCAGGAATTGACGCAGAAGCCTAACCCTCCATTTATTTTTGCTAGCAGTAGCTATGGTGGAACCGTCGCTAAAAATAAAAATGCCTATTCTTCATTTGCTGGATCTGCTCCTGATGGTCAATTAGGTGCTCTGAAAGCAGTCTTGGAGGAAAATCAACGTGTGAAATTATATGGTTTTGGAGAAGCAGAATTAGAGCGTGCTAAAGCGGCGTATAAATCAAGTTTTGAATCCTTCTACGCAAATCGTGACAAGACAGAAAGTGGTCGTTTAGTAGGTCAATATGTAAATGATTACTTGAACGGTGGGGTCACTCCTAGCCCAGAATGGCGTTACGAAACTACCATGGACTTATTGCCAGGAATCGAAGTTTCAGAGGTAAATGCTAAAATTCAAAAGTACATACACGACGATAATAGAACCATTGTTTTTACTGGACCAACGACTGAAAACAAGCCTACTGAAGCTGAAATTTTGAAAGTGGTAAATGAAGTCGCTTCCGCGGAAGTTGCTCCATATGAAGATGCAGTGGTACGTGAAAACTTGATTGAAACATTACCCGCAGCTGGATCAATCACCAAAACTGAAACGAACGAGAAATTAGGAACTACTACTTATACCTTAAGCAATGGTATAACAGTAACAACAAAAAAGACCGATTTCAAAAATGATGAGATCCTAATGTCTGCTTATAGTTATGGTGGTAGCAGTTTGTATTCAGATGAAGATTATATGGCTACAGTATTTGCTAATGGTGGATTGACAGAAGCTGGAGTTGCTGGTCTTTCCCAGACTGATATGGATAAGTATATGACAGGGAAACTTGTGAATGTGCGTCCATCTATAGGTTCTACAACTGAAAACTTGAGCGGTTCCGCAACACCTCAAGATCTTGAAACCATGTTCCAATTGGTTCACTTATATTTTACAGACTTGAACAAGGATGAAGAGGCTTACAGTAGTTTTATCTCTAAACAAAAGTCCTTTGTGGGTCGTATGATGTCAAACCCGCAAACGTACTTCAGTAATGAGGTGAATGAAATGCGATTTAAAGGTAACCCAAGATATGCAGGATTCCCAGATGAAGCAGCCTACGATGCTGCAGATTACAACAAAGCTTATGAGTTGTACAAAGAACGTTTTGCCAATGCTGGAGATTTCAATTTCTTCCTAGTTGGAAATGTGGATGATCAAGTCATCATGGATCTTTCTAAAAAGTATCTCGCAAACCTCCCGTCTACTGGTGAGAAAGAAATGTACAAGACTTTTGACTGGAAAGAAAAGCAAGGAACTCGCGAGATTACCGTGAACAAAGGAACCGAAGAGAAAAGTCTAGTGCAAATGCGCTGGGACTATGACATTGCTACATATAATGCTGAAGAAGATCTTGCTGTAGATGCATTAGGAGAAGCTCTGACGATCAGAATCATCGAAGTATTACGTGAGCAAGAAGGCGGAATTTATGGTGGTGGAGCTCGTGGTAGCATGAGCAAGATACCAGAGCCAGGTTTTAACTTTAGTATTTCGTTCCCTTGTGGACCAGATAATGTAGAGAAATTAATCGCTGCTACTCAAAAAGAAATTGCAGCATTAAAGGAGAACGGACCCAGCGATATCATTCTTAATAAAGTTAAAGAAGGATACTTATTGGAATACAAAGAAGATTTGAAGTCTAACCGTTACTGGTTGAATAATCTTGTAAGCGCTAGTCGTGAGCAACGTGATCCTAACAACATGATGAACTTTGAAGCAAAAGTTGCAAAAATGACTGCAAATGATATTCAGGCTGTGGCAAATAAGTATCTTAATGATGACTACATCTTAGCGATCCTAATGCCAGAAGTGAAGTAGTGAAAACTATTTAGAAAACTACAGATCAATCTGATATAGAAAGCCCATTGCATAATTAGCAATGGGCTTTTTTAATTTGGAACAGCTTTAACATTTGCTCCTAAAGCTTGTATTCAAGCATGCTCGGGAACAATCGAGAGTTATTTAAAAGTTGCACTCATCAGCACTTGTAAAGAGGTCTCGACTGCGCCCGATCAGACATTGGAGTTTTTGGAAACGGTAGTAAAGTTAGCAATCAGACAGCGCCACATTCACGGCCAATCCTCCAGTGCTCGTTTCTTTGTATTTAGAATTCATGTCTTGTGCAGTTTGCCACATGGTTTCTATGACTTTATCCAGAGGAACTTTAGCGTTTTTGGCATCCGTATCTAGTGCCATCTCGCATGCATTGATAGCTTTAATAGCACCCATCGCATTTCTTTCAATACATGGCACCTGAACCAAACCACCTATGGGATCACAGGTCAATCCTAGATGATGCTCCATAGCAATTTCACTAGCCATTAGCACCTGTGCAGGTGTACCGCCCATAAGTTCAGTAAGTGCTCCTGCTGCCATGGCACTGCTCACTCCTATTTCTGCCTGGCAACCACCCATTGCGGCGCTGATAGTAGCTCCTTTTTTGAATAGTGCCCCTATCTCACCAGCCACAAGTAAGAATTTTTTGATATCCTGGAAGTCAGCATCGTGATTTTCAATAGTTAGATAATACATCAAAACGGCAGGAATAACTCCAGCACTTCCATTAGTTGGCGCTGTTACTACTCTTCCTAAAGATGCGTTGACCTCGTTAACCGCCAGTGCATAGCAAGAAACCCATTTAAGTATTTCTCTGAATTTAACTTCCGTACCACGTATAGCGTCAATCCATTCTTCCTTATTGGAATACTCAGCACCTTTTTTGAGACGCTGGTGTGTATCAAAAGCTCTACGTCTTACATTGAGTCCGCCAGGTAGAATTCCTTCAGTATGGCAGCCTATGTACATGGAGTCGAGCATCACGTCCCAAATATCTTTGAGTCCAGCGTCAATGGCTTCTGGCGAATTGAGATATTCCTCGTTTTCCAGTACAATTTCAGAAACCGCTTTATTTTCCCGATCGCAATATGCCTGCAATTCTTTAGCATTGTTTACAGGTCTTGGGAAACATTCAAAAATAGCGCGTTGCTTAGCCGCACGTTTACGCTCCTTTTGAACAAAGAATCCGCCGCCAATGCTGAAATAGGTTTCAAATAGAGTCTTCCCATCATTTAAAACCGCTTTAAAGCGCATGCCGTTAGGGTGAAACGGTAAAAAGTTTTTATGAAACTTGATCTGGGTAGCTGGATCAAAGGAGATCAGGTGAACACCATCCAACTGTAATAGTTTTTGATTGGTAATATATTCGCATACTTCCGGAATTTCTGCGATGTCACAGGTTTGAGGATCTGCATTAGTCAATCCCATAATTACCGCTATATCCGTAGCGTGGCCTTTACCTGTTAAGGACAGTGAGCCGTATAGATCCACTTCAATGGACTGTACATGTTCTAACCAATTTTTATCTCGCAGTTTTCCTAGAAATGCTCTTGCGGCACGCCAGGGTCCAAGCGTATGGGAACTGGATGGCCCTACTCCAATTTTGAGCATGTCAAACACGCTGATGGCTTCTATTTTCTTTTTAGGTTCCGACATAGAAAGGTTGTCAATTTTGCGGTGACAAATATAGGTTTTGTGAAAGAACTTTATCTCGACACTTTGATAAACACAGGGCGACGCTCTCGCTCGATATTGGTTGATAAAAATTGTATTTATCTAGATACTGAGGAAAAGGTCTCAATAAAATCAAAATGAAAGCCGGTTCGTGCGGCAGTACAGAATGAGCGGGTTATGGTATTGAATCTTTCTGTAGATGTTCCAATTCTAGCTTGCAATATTTTGAACTATTAATCTGCTAATTTCTCTATTGCAGAATCTGGAAGAAGTTCGCTTTCGCGAAAGCGGAATAGAATTTACACCTATTATAAAACCAATGGATGACTACTAGTGACAGATTGGTTTAAAAGAAGCACTGTTTATAGACTACTAAATGACAACTTTTCTAGGATTCTGACAGCTTGTCATTTGGATTGTGGTGGCACAAACATTGACTTTAGGTAAGCGTAATAGAAAATAAAATTGCTAACTAAAATATAGTATAATGAGTAAAATAATTGGAATTGACTTAGGTACGACCAACAGCTGTGTTTCCGTAATGGAAGGAAGCGAGCCAGTGGTAATACCTAATGCAGAAGGGAAACGCACGACTCCATCTGTTATCGCTTTCGTTGAAGGTGGTGAGATTAAAGTGGGTGACCCTGCAAAAAGACAAGCAGTGACGAACCCGACTAAAACGGTTGCGTCTATCAAAAGATTTATGGGTAACAAATTCAGCGAGGTTTCTAATGAGGCTGACCGTGTTCCTTATAAAGTAGTAAAAGGTGATAACAATACGCCACGTGTAGATATTGATGGTCGTTTGTATACACCACAAGAATTAAGTGCTATGATTCTTCAGAAAATGAAGAAAACGGCAGAAGATTACCTAGGACAAGAAGTAACTGGAGCAGTAATTACAGTACCAGCTTACTTTAACGATTCTCAACGTCAAGCCACTAAGGAAGCTGGTGAGATCGCAGGATTGAAAGTAGAGCGTATTATCAATGAGCCTACTGCTGCGGCACTAGCTTATGGAATGGATAAAAAAGATACAGATCAGAAGATCGTTGTATTTGACTTTGGTGGTGGAACGCATGACGTTTCTATCTTAGAATTGGGTGACGGTGTATTTGAAGTACTAGCTACTGATGGTGACACGCACTTAGGTGGTGATGATGTAGATGAAAAGATCATCGACTGGTTGGCTGATGAATTTAAGTCGGCTGAAGACATCGACCTGCGTAAAGACCCAATGGCGTTGCAACGTTTGAAAGAAGCTGCTGAAAAAGCAAAAATTGAGCTCTCATCCAGCGCACAAACTGAGATCAACTTACCATATGTAACGGCAACCGCTAGCGGACCTAAGCACTTGGTTAAGACTTTGACCAAATCTAAATTTGATCAATTGATTTCTGACTTAGTAAAAAGAACGATTGAGCCATGTGAGAAAGCATTGAAAGCTGCGGGATTGTCTAAGAGCGATATCGATGAGATCATCCTAGTAGGTGGATCTACTCGTATCCCAGCTGTACAAGAGGCTGTGGAGAACTTCTTCGGTAAGAAGCCTTCTAAAGGTGTAAACCCTGATGAGGTAGTTGCCGTAGGTGCAGCGATCCAAGGTGGTGTATTGACTGGAGATGTGAAGGATGTATTGTTACTAGATGTAACTCCGCTTTCTTTAGGTATCGAGACTATGGGTAATGTGATGACCAAATTGATTGAGGCTAACACAACGATCCCAACTAAGAAGTCACAAGTATTCTCTACCGCAGCTGATAACCAGCCAAGTGTTGAGATCCACGTACTGCAAGGAGAACGCGCCATGGCGCCAGATAACAAGACGATTGGAAGATTCCACTTGTCAGATATTCCACCAGCACGTCGTGGAACACCACAAATCGAGGTAACCTTTGACATTGATGCTAACGGTATCATCAAAGTAAGTGCTGAAGATAAGGCGACTGGTAAGAAGCAAGATATTCGTATCGAGGCATCTTCAGGACTAAGCGAGGAAGAAATCGAGAGAATGAAGCAAGATGCAGCTGCTAACGCAGATGCAGATAAGAAAGCTAAAGAAACAGCTGATAAACTGAACAGTGCAGATCAAATGATCTTCCAGACTGAGCAGCAGTTAGAAGAATTTGGCGATAAGCTTCCAGAAGATAAGAAAGCTCCTATTCAAGAAGCGCTGAATGAATTGAAAGCAGCTTATGAAACTAAGGAAGTTGAAAAGATCGATCCAGCACTAGAAAAACTGAACACCGTTTGGACAGCAGCTAGTGAAGAGATGTACAAAGCACAAGCAGATGCTCAAGGTGGACAACCTGGGCCAGACGCAGGCGCTGAGGCTTCCAGCGATGCTGATACTAGCGATGTGGAAGATGTAGATTTTGAGGAAGTGAAGTAAGTGAGATAGTAACGGCGCAGCCGTTGCGTAATCGAACTTATCCCAAACAAGCCCTAGCGCAGATTTGGGATCTCTATAAAGTAAGAAAGACTCTGATTTGTTTCAGGGTCTTTTTTTGTATTATCAGTTTTAAAATAGTTTTTTCATTTGCTAAAGTAATATTAACGAGCTGCACCCTATAATGTATTTAGGAGCAATTTCAATTTTGTAATTTTAGAGTTTATGCAAACCACCCTCCACTACTTCTTGCACTTTGGCGCGCCATTTTTTATCGCCTATCTGTTTTTCAAGAACGATTGGAAAAAAGCGTATTTGATTCTGCTAGCCACGATGCTGGTCGATCTAGATCATTTACTAGCCACGCCGATTTTTGAGGCTGATCGATGCAGTATCAATTTTCACCCGCTTCATACCTACTGGGCAATGATCGTTTACGTTGCTTTCTTGTTTTTGAACAAAACATTACGAATCATAGGTATCGGTTTACTTTTTCACATGATTACAGATGCAATAGATTGTATGATGACATGAAATTTTGAAAAAAGCTGCTGGAAGGCCTTATTTATAGCGGGTATAGCCTAAAGAATTTTAGAGTAGTAAATTAAAAGGTTCGGTTTTAAGGGAAGCTTACAAGCAATCTTGAAGTAATGCAGTTCACCCCCAATCGACTAGTCAATCATACTTCGTTTATCGACTGATAATTAGTTAAATAATTTTTCTAGAAATTCTTTATTTAGAATTCAAATAATTCATCAATTCCGATTCTTTATTGATTTCTAATTTCTTATAAATATTTCTAAAATGAGTTTTAACGGTGTGGATGGATATGTTGAGAGTATCAGCAATTTCTTGACGGCTATGACCTTTTGAGAATAAACTGGTGATCTTGTTTTCAGTATCAGTTAAGGTCTCTAACCTGTGCAAATAAGTTTGATCAAAGATCGTTTCTTGTACTTGACTTTTTGCGCACCTCACGATACCTCGAACACCATCTATAGCTAATGGGGATGCATAAACGATGCCCGTGGATACTGTAGGTTCACCTTTTTCATTATACCTCGCATAACTACTGTATTCTACTACTGAAGTAATTTTACCGGTGCCGCTGTGCTTGAGCTTATAATAAATTTCAAAAATAGCTTCTTTGCGTTCTTGAATACCTAGACCTTGATAACACTCCTGCATTTGTGGAAAAACATGTAAGGACAGTGCCTTAAAATCTTCCTCAATCATAATTTTTGGTAGAATATCAACCCCAGATTGTTTGAAGTCTTTCACTTGTTTACCTGTAAATTGATGACAATTTACCCCAACATGCACATATTTTAACTCGCTTAAATTCAAGGCGTAGCATAGAGAGTTGCTGTACATAGGGCCTTTAGTAATCTCCTGAAATCGCTCGATAAATTCCTCCAGACTTTCGTCAGGTTCTCCTTCACGATTGCGCAATACTTTTTTATGTGCCTCAAGTGCAGTATTCATATGGGGTTGTAATAAGCAAGTACCTTGAGGGGGAACGGGCACTACTCAAAATTAAGCAATTCAAATGAGAAGTTGAACTATTCATCGATGATGTCATTAAGTTAATTCGGTTTTTCACGAGTTCGCTTTCGCGAAAGCGAAACAAACCAACACCTCTTCTATTATTGATTTTATTGTATACATAACAATGCACCATAACATTACCTTTGCAGCATGAGCGACCCAATTAAAAACCAACAAGAAATTCTAGACAAACTGGGTATTGAACAGTTGAACGATATGCAACAAGCTAGCGCTGTTGCTATCCAACAGAATAAAGAGATAGTACTTCTATCGCCCACTGGAACTGGTAAAACGCTGGCTTTTTTACTGCCTCTAGTAGCATCACTGAATCCGGAAGTTGATCAAGTTCAAGCTCTAATCCTAGTTCCATCCAGAGAACTAGCCATTCAAATTGAACAAGTGTTGAGAGAAATGGGAACCGGCTTTAAAGTCAATGCAGTGTATGGTGGTAGATCTGGAGCGGGAGATAAAGTGTTACTAGCAACTCCACCGGCTATCTTGATAGGTACTCCTGGTCGTGTAGCGGACCATTTGAGACGCGGAAACTTTAAAACCACAGCGCTCAAAACTTTAGTCTTGGATGAATTTGACAAATCACTTGAAACAGGTTTTGAAGCTGAGATGAGAGAAATAGCAGAAAACTTGCGACATCTCACTCATAAAATCTTAACCTCTGCAACGCAAAAAGTGGGGATTCCTCCTTTTATGCAAATGCACCACCCGAAACGTTTGAATTTTTTGTCAGATGTGGAAGAAACTAAGCTCAAATTAAAAATAGTAGTTGCACCAACTGAGGACAAGTTACCCACTCTACACAACTTATTAGCAGCAACAGGAACAGGACGTGGTATCATATTCTGTAACCTAAAAGATACTATTGCAGATGTGAGCGATTACCTATACGATAGAGAATTTCCGCATTCTGTTTTCTATGGTGGACTGGAGCAAATAGATCGCGAGCGGGCCCTGATAAAATTTCGCAATGGGACGCATCGTGTCTTGTTAGCAACAGACCTTGCAGCGCGTGGAATCGATGTTCCAGACCTAGATTTTATTATTCACTACCAATTGCCTTATAAGCGCGAGGAATTCATTCATAGGAATGGAAGAACCGCAAGAATGCATGCTACCGGCACTGCATTTATCCTGAGGCACCAGCAACAAGAACTTCCTGAGTTCATTGAAAATGCTGAGGTGATTCAAATT of the Nonlabens marinus S1-08 genome contains:
- a CDS encoding M16 family metallopeptidase, with amino-acid sequence MKINKIYYVFLGALALACSPKMVDKPASNQEQQTSTAEETSMNTMPGMDKKIPMDPDVRMGVLDNGLTYYVKNNGKPEDKVELRLAVNAGSVLEDDDQQGLAHFMEHMNFNGTTNFEKNELVDYLQGIGVKFGADLNAYTSFDETVYILPIPSDDPEKLEKGFTILEDWAHGALLKTDAINDERGVVLEESRNGKGAGDRMNKVTIPVQFYGSKYAERLPIGKDEILKNFEPEVLKRFYNDWYRPDLMAVVAVGDLDPAVLEQKIKDHFSGIEPNKNPRERPEFNLPNHQDTKVAVAQDPEATFASINVSYKDTFESEPTSTVGDYRDDLVNGLFSFMINNRLQELTQKPNPPFIFASSSYGGTVAKNKNAYSSFAGSAPDGQLGALKAVLEENQRVKLYGFGEAELERAKAAYKSSFESFYANRDKTESGRLVGQYVNDYLNGGVTPSPEWRYETTMDLLPGIEVSEVNAKIQKYIHDDNRTIVFTGPTTENKPTEAEILKVVNEVASAEVAPYEDAVVRENLIETLPAAGSITKTETNEKLGTTTYTLSNGITVTTKKTDFKNDEILMSAYSYGGSSLYSDEDYMATVFANGGLTEAGVAGLSQTDMDKYMTGKLVNVRPSIGSTTENLSGSATPQDLETMFQLVHLYFTDLNKDEEAYSSFISKQKSFVGRMMSNPQTYFSNEVNEMRFKGNPRYAGFPDEAAYDAADYNKAYELYKERFANAGDFNFFLVGNVDDQVIMDLSKKYLANLPSTGEKEMYKTFDWKEKQGTREITVNKGTEEKSLVQMRWDYDIATYNAEEDLAVDALGEALTIRIIEVLREQEGGIYGGGARGSMSKIPEPGFNFSISFPCGPDNVEKLIAATQKEIAALKENGPSDIILNKVKEGYLLEYKEDLKSNRYWLNNLVSASREQRDPNNMMNFEAKVAKMTANDIQAVANKYLNDDYILAILMPEVK
- a CDS encoding L-serine ammonia-lyase — translated: MSEPKKKIEAISVFDMLKIGVGPSSSHTLGPWRAARAFLGKLRDKNWLEHVQSIEVDLYGSLSLTGKGHATDIAVIMGLTNADPQTCDIAEIPEVCEYITNQKLLQLDGVHLISFDPATQIKFHKNFLPFHPNGMRFKAVLNDGKTLFETYFSIGGGFFVQKERKRAAKQRAIFECFPRPVNNAKELQAYCDRENKAVSEIVLENEEYLNSPEAIDAGLKDIWDVMLDSMYIGCHTEGILPGGLNVRRRAFDTHQRLKKGAEYSNKEEWIDAIRGTEVKFREILKWVSCYALAVNEVNASLGRVVTAPTNGSAGVIPAVLMYYLTIENHDADFQDIKKFLLVAGEIGALFKKGATISAAMGGCQAEIGVSSAMAAGALTELMGGTPAQVLMASEIAMEHHLGLTCDPIGGLVQVPCIERNAMGAIKAINACEMALDTDAKNAKVPLDKVIETMWQTAQDMNSKYKETSTGGLAVNVALSDC
- the dnaK gene encoding molecular chaperone DnaK, which encodes MSKIIGIDLGTTNSCVSVMEGSEPVVIPNAEGKRTTPSVIAFVEGGEIKVGDPAKRQAVTNPTKTVASIKRFMGNKFSEVSNEADRVPYKVVKGDNNTPRVDIDGRLYTPQELSAMILQKMKKTAEDYLGQEVTGAVITVPAYFNDSQRQATKEAGEIAGLKVERIINEPTAAALAYGMDKKDTDQKIVVFDFGGGTHDVSILELGDGVFEVLATDGDTHLGGDDVDEKIIDWLADEFKSAEDIDLRKDPMALQRLKEAAEKAKIELSSSAQTEINLPYVTATASGPKHLVKTLTKSKFDQLISDLVKRTIEPCEKALKAAGLSKSDIDEIILVGGSTRIPAVQEAVENFFGKKPSKGVNPDEVVAVGAAIQGGVLTGDVKDVLLLDVTPLSLGIETMGNVMTKLIEANTTIPTKKSQVFSTAADNQPSVEIHVLQGERAMAPDNKTIGRFHLSDIPPARRGTPQIEVTFDIDANGIIKVSAEDKATGKKQDIRIEASSGLSEEEIERMKQDAAANADADKKAKETADKLNSADQMIFQTEQQLEEFGDKLPEDKKAPIQEALNELKAAYETKEVEKIDPALEKLNTVWTAASEEMYKAQADAQGGQPGPDAGAEASSDADTSDVEDVDFEEVK
- a CDS encoding DUF6122 family protein; translation: MQTTLHYFLHFGAPFFIAYLFFKNDWKKAYLILLATMLVDLDHLLATPIFEADRCSINFHPLHTYWAMIVYVAFLFLNKTLRIIGIGLLFHMITDAIDCMMT
- a CDS encoding helix-turn-helix transcriptional regulator, whose protein sequence is MNTALEAHKKVLRNREGEPDESLEEFIERFQEITKGPMYSNSLCYALNLSELKYVHVGVNCHQFTGKQVKDFKQSGVDILPKIMIEEDFKALSLHVFPQMQECYQGLGIQERKEAIFEIYYKLKHSGTGKITSVVEYSSYARYNEKGEPTVSTGIVYASPLAIDGVRGIVRCAKSQVQETIFDQTYLHRLETLTDTENKITSLFSKGHSRQEIADTLNISIHTVKTHFRNIYKKLEINKESELMNYLNSK
- a CDS encoding DEAD/DEAH box helicase, with product MSDPIKNQQEILDKLGIEQLNDMQQASAVAIQQNKEIVLLSPTGTGKTLAFLLPLVASLNPEVDQVQALILVPSRELAIQIEQVLREMGTGFKVNAVYGGRSGAGDKVLLATPPAILIGTPGRVADHLRRGNFKTTALKTLVLDEFDKSLETGFEAEMREIAENLRHLTHKILTSATQKVGIPPFMQMHHPKRLNFLSDVEETKLKLKIVVAPTEDKLPTLHNLLAATGTGRGIIFCNLKDTIADVSDYLYDREFPHSVFYGGLEQIDRERALIKFRNGTHRVLLATDLAARGIDVPDLDFIIHYQLPYKREEFIHRNGRTARMHATGTAFILRHQQQELPEFIENAEVIQIPHVKKMPQEQQWETLYISGGRKDKISKGDIAGLFLKQGNLQKEELGIIELKQDCSFVAVPYNKAFELINTLNNSRIKKRKLRISLLEL